Part of the Rhodospirillaceae bacterium genome is shown below.
ACACGCTGTTGCTGGCCGCCAGAAAGTTCGCGCGGATAATAATTTTCGCGACCGACCAGCCCGACCAGTTCAATGATCTCCGCCGCGCGGGCTTCGCGTGTCTGTCGATCAACGCCCTGAATCTCAAGCGGGAAAGCGACATTTCCCAAAACGTTTAAATGCGGCAGCAAGGCAAAATGCTGAAACACCATACCCATTTTGTGACGACGAATATCGATCAGTTCCTTTTCGCGGGTTTTTAAGAGATCCTGTCCGTTAAACAGAATCTCGCCCGCCGATGGTTCGATCAGGCGACTCATGCACCTGACGAGCGTAGACTTTCCACAACCGGACAAGCCCATAATGATAAAAATTTCGCCTTCCTTTACCGACAGGCTGACGTCGCGAACCGCCCCGATGTAGCCTTCCTGGGCCAATTGCCCGGCGCTGGGAGCGTCGTCGTGGCGGGCCAGAAAACTTTTCGGATTTTCACCGAAAATCTTCCAGACATTATTACAGACAAGCTTTTCAGATTGAGAAGACATTAAGCGACCGTTGTCTTGAACGAATGAGGCGGAAACGGCGGCTGAACAGTTTCCTGTCCGGCCGCCGCTCTTGCGTTTACACGATTGAAGGCCCTACTTGATCCAGGCTTTCCAACGGCTTTCGTTTTTCTTCATCCAGCTGGCGACAACATCGTCAACGGATTTTCCTTCAAGATCAGCTTCCACGATCATGGCGCTCATTTCAGCGTTATCCACATGGAAGTTGCGAACAGCCTTGTAGGCGCCCGGCCATTTCTTTTCACCGGCTTTCCAGCCGACTTTCTTGATCCAGCCGAATGGCTTGCCACAGTCGTATGCCATGTCCGGATTGGAGCCCCACTTGGGGTCTTCATAGCAGGCATCGGTGTAGGTCGGGAATTCAACAAATTCACCTTTGAACTTGGCGACAGCCCAATGTGGCGCA
Proteins encoded:
- a CDS encoding betaine/proline/choline family ABC transporter ATP-binding protein (Members of the family are the ATP-binding subunit of ABC transporters for substrates such as betaine, L-proline or other amino acids, choline, carnitine, etc. The substrate specificity is best determined from the substrate-binding subunit, rather than this subunit, as it interacts with the permease subunit and not with substrate directly.); the protein is MSSQSEKLVCNNVWKIFGENPKSFLARHDDAPSAGQLAQEGYIGAVRDVSLSVKEGEIFIIMGLSGCGKSTLVRCMSRLIEPSAGEILFNGQDLLKTREKELIDIRRHKMGMVFQHFALLPHLNVLGNVAFPLEIQGVDRQTREARAAEIIELVGLVGRENYYPRELSGGQQQRVGIARSLAVEPEIWFLDEPFSALDPLIRREMQDEFLRLQSVLHKTIVFITHDFDEAIRLADRIAIMNGGEIIQTGTPEELVLNPATEYVSEFTRGIPRAKVLSAAAIMVPVSGDAVSGQVAMATKIDDLAADMVSAGGPRAVVNDNGVVVGEITRDAVLAVLVEKEGQL